taattaataatctgTGGGTTTTGTTACATATGATGATTTGAGATTattgttttctatatatattttttaattaattactaaagTATAATCTTAATTAAATTTAGTTGAATCTTTCAGGACATCATCAAAGTGCgaattttttttagctttagaCTTTGAATGTGAAATTTATCTACATAAGAATATAGCTACTAATTGCAATTCAATTTGTTAGATCTGAATTTTAAGTTAGTCTCTTGTTTTTCATGGTTCTTGTTGGTCACGagatacaaaagaaaagaaaatgaagaaatgatGTGTTTAGAGTAGTggttttattgtttaaaaagattgttttttatttcGATATATAATCCTTAAAACCATATAAAATCTTGGTTTTGTGTTTAAGATATTTGATAGATTAATAGATGGATACTAgatcaattatctatatctatttgtgtgtatatgtatgtatttatatttgtttgtttttttatttgatttatatatgcataaatatgaatataaaaataaaaaatacatatggtGGATGGTAAAATCATCGGATTATGGGTTGTGTTTCACAGGAAGATGACAAAAATGGGTATAaaagttgaagaagatgatcaaGTGAAGAGATTGAATTGAAATGGACAATTATACCCTTATTAACGGACAAAAACTAACcgaagttagtgtcagggacgtctggcaatgaaaatgaaaaatacagggaccatttgcaacgaaaaaaaaatacagggggcaaaatgcgaatatgacaaaccacaaagaccatttgtaacattttctctaaataaaaaaaacacaacacacaGCCTCTCGCCCTTAAACCCTAGAATACCTAAACAAAAACCCTTTTGGCTCAACCATCCATCCAACCACCCAATTAATCATGGCGGCGACACCTTCCGCCGGAGTAGAAGCACTCCACCACCTGAAACTAACAGAGCCACCGATGTACCTAACTCCGTCACCTGAACTCGCAAACGCCGCTCGTATCGCTTCAGAACACTTATTCGCTTCACTGAAACCCTACACATCTAAATCACCATTTGACCGTCTTCTCGTTGACCACAAGTTTGACGCCGAACAGATTTGGCAGCAAATTGACCTCCAATCTCAGCCGCTGATCTCCGCCATCCGCCGTCAAGTTGACAAATTTGAAAAGGATCCAAAACAGCTCAAAAACATTTTCAAAAGTGGTGAATCTGAGCAACATATTGATGAGGATTTAGGTTTTGAGAAAGTAGAAAATGATGATGACGTGATTCATGACGtggaggatgatgatgatgaggatgatgtcGATAATGATGAGGATGAggtggatgatgatgatgatgatgtggatGATGAGAAGAGAGGTGAAGGTGGATTGGAGGATGGATTTTTTAGTATTGAGAAAATGAAGGAATATATGGAAGATGATGAAGCTAAAGAGTACGGAATTGatgttaagaaaaataaaaaatcagcGACAAAAGCGGCAAACGAGTTTGGGGAAGAAGAAGATGAcgaagacgatgatgatgatgatgaggtgaGGACATTGAGTtggttttaatttgtttattatatgatatgataaaataaaatcaatttttttaaaaattgaattgGCTATTGTAGTTGTTTGGTGAAGGCGATGATGACGATTCAGAAGGTGAAGATGCTAGGTAATGATCTTTTCTAATTATGTATGTCTTGTGATGTATTGTATTAGTGAATTTGATTTGGTTAtggtatatgtgtatatgtgtgtgcGAGTAAGTATTGCTTGGTGAATGAtaacacatttttaaaaaaataacaaaattatctGATGATGGATTTCCTTTTGAGATGTTGTATGATGACATTGCATGAGCATTTGCCTTCTTTTTTCTTAATTGCACcagtttttgtttgttttttggaTGTGGACTTGTGTTATGGATCTATGATAGATGTGGGTTCTGAAAATGTGTTTTTGTCTACTTTAGATATGAGGATTTCTTTACATCTAATAAGAAACGTGCTGAAAATAAGAAACCTATAGTGCACAAGGAGGTGGAGGATGTAGAGATGAGAGATGAAGAAGAAACTGAGGATTCAAAAGACGAGGGTGATCAGGATGGTGATGATGCGGTATCTGATGACGAGGTATTGTGTACTTGCTTTTAAATATGTGTTATTTTACTGGAAAGCTCGAGCAGTCTAGTTTATATTTTTCTCAAATCTTTTAGGTGAAGGATGCCAATCTTTCTACACATGAGAAGCAGCTTATAGAACAGCGAGCTAAAATAGAGGAGGTGGAGAGGGAGAACTTAGCAGCAAAGTCGTGGACCATGCGGGGAGAGGTGCAAATTCTCACTTTTTAGTTGACATGTCTTGTGACATGTAGTAGTTTTAATAGCAACTTGTTTGATTGAATCTTTGGTTGCAGGTAAGTGCAACTAAAAGACCCAAGAATAGTGCTTTAGAAGTTGATTTGGATTGGGATCGCAATGTAAATCCACCACCAGTTATCACAGAGGAGGTTTCCCAGTCCATTGAAGAACTAATTATGAAAAGGATATCCGAGGGTCACTTTGATGATGTCGAAAGGCCTCCTAGCTCACCTTCCAAGGCACCAAGGGAAATGAAGGAATTGGTAAAGCATCACACTGCTATATTGattgttttaatgttttttctttattgcTGGTTTGATGTATGTTTCTTGGTGTATTGATGTTTCCATGTTAACTTTGCAGGATGAGAATCAGAGTAAGAAGGGCCTTGGCGAAATATATGCAGTTAGTATCTCCTACTTGCTCTATCAGTTCGTGTCGATAATAAATTAAGCATGTTAAAATATTAATACACAGTGTATTGGTCTCATAGAGTTTGCATTATATGTGTTGCTGCACATTAATACATTAGTAAGTTCTTAGTGGTTTTCATCAATTTACATGTGGCATTCGAGTTATTTTACTTCTTATCCCTTCTGCAGGATGAGTATGCTGTGAAGACCGGCCTGGTGTCAAAAGCATTGACTATATTAGATGAGCAAAAGAAGGAGGTAGACCCTGTCTTTGCTTGGATACTACCTACTTTTCTCTTCTTGTTGTCatattatttgctttataatctTTTGGATTATACACATTGGTCTATTGCAATTTTTTTCTACTGCAATTTTACTGTAAGTTTCTTATGCATATTCACCTTTATATTGCTAGGCAACagaaattttcaagaaattatGTCTGAAGTTGGATGCCCTATCCCACTTCCACTTCACTCCAAAACCAGTATGTATCCTCACGTATTGTTGTTTCGAACAATTTGTCAAAAAGTTAATCTTCCGCCACTTGAGATTCTTTTTGTATTAATTTATGGGTTAAATGATTTAAACAGATAATTGAAGACATGTCTATTCAACCAAATGTTCCTGCCCTTGCAATGGAAGAGGTATCTACTTTTATACAATGTACTTCATAATAGTGCATCTCGACTGTTCACAATTTCGCTGGCCACATATTTGATTTGTTTCCCGTGGATGTAGATTGCACCTTTGGCAGTTTCGGATGTAGCTATGCTGGCTCCTGAAGAAGTATTTTCTGGCAAAggagacattaaagaagaagCAGAACTAACACAGGCAGATAGAAAGAGGAGGCGAGCTAATAAGAAAAGGAAGTTTAAAGGTAGCCATTGTCACCACTCACcagtaacttttttttctaGTGTTTGCTTGCTTAATGTTTCTGATTAATAACCAGGGCAGCACAATATTGCCATATTCAGTTATGAAGTTCCCCCTTTACATGATATTAACTCGACAAGTAGCTTAAGTGAAATCTTAAGTGCTTCTTCAAAAGTTGAAATACACACACGAGAAAACTTGGAAGCCTAGATTCACACAAAGGAACTATTGGTAGTGATTATAAAGGCAAACAAGAGAGATTATAATTTGGAACTTTTCCACAAAAAAGAAATGTTACAATCTTCATGGGACAAAGGAgaataacttttttgaaattttacttATTACATAGGTTGGTCTTCTATGCTGGGTAGATTATAGAAAAGGTGACAATGAGTGGGAATGGAAGGGCTGGGTAATCAATCCAACCCATGAAGACTTCTTTTCTCCTTTTGTTTGTCATTAGTTAAGTTTGATCGAAAACGATATGAATACAATAACTTTGATTTTTCTTTAGTTTATAAGGTTTTATGCATTCTGAAGACATTGTTTGTGACTTTCAACCCGCGAGACTTGTGTTATAATATTAACCATCGTCTAGAATTTTACTTATTTGACCAATTCAAGGCAAAGGACCACATTTTTCCTTTCCATAAATTTGTCAAATATGCCACCTAGAGACTGCCTGTTCATATGGGTTATTAGCACTTATTCCTCTTGGACGAGCAAAGTCATGTGATTTATTGTTTGTCGTAAATCTTGATGACAGCTGAGAACGCTAATAAGATAGTGAAGAAGGCACGCGAAAGCACAATATCAGCAGATGATGGTAACTACCAAATTCCCTTGACGTTATAATACAAGTATCTGTTGCGGGATAGTTATGtaaccttttttgtttttcctatTCTATCAGGCAAGGGAGAACCATGAGTTTCTGGCACATATCGGTTTATTATTTGACCGATCATTTAACTACAATGGAAGATTTCTGATAGTTTTGATTCTGCACCAGTTGTGCGAAGGAATGATCAGAAAAGCAAATGATGGCTGGTTGCCTTTCATTCATCTGGAAAGTTTTGTTCTAATATTTATAGAGGTAACAGAAATGAATATATCGTTTGAGTTAATGGAATTTCATTTCCATGCCAGGTTTATTTATTTACACTTGGTTATAAAGTGATAATTAATCCCAACCGTTTACTCTTGTGCTCAAATAAACATAATTGATTGTGATGACCAACTAGGGAGAAAATTTCTTCATTCTATTAAATATTTACGGTAAAGGTGAAATATTTATGAATAAACGATACTAGCAAGAAGCTAGTAACATTGATATCGAAATTACAATAAGCAAGAAACGTATTAGACGACACTAGGCCTGCAAAGGTGAAATTTCttcgttctttttttttaagagaaaattacatttttggtacctcaacttggcaacttttgcacttttagtctccaactcaaaaaattgcagctttcatacctaaagttttgtgtttttttcagttttggtaccacgttcatacggTGTTAAATTTTGTCGTTAACGccctcacgtgaggggtattttagtcttttgaccctccttttttgagaaaaattacagttttgatacctcaagttgtcaactttttcacttttggtacctcaagtagacaacatttttttattacactctaTAATTTTCATCTCACACAGTAGCATCAATCAaataacacacacttaaaaatcaacacacattcaTATGTATCCATGTATACCTATATTTCTATATCATACTaaatccaatacataaacatgcatAAATAGATTCAAATTTCTTATATAAATCATACACCACTAGAAAGGGTTGCCGACTATCTCCTTTCCCACCATGCACCAGTATCCGATCTAATCTCGTTTGTAGCAATTATATCCATCTGTAACAGATTCCGTAAAGATCTCGTTTGTAGCAGATCGATTACGATCAAGTTTCGTTTGTACGTTTGTACTTTGTAGCATATTCTAATAGAAGAAGAGGGTAATTTAGGGGTGAGAGAATTCAAATTTCTTATTTGAATCATACACCGGCGACATGAGGTTTTTTTCGGCCATCGATTCACCAATGCATTTTTTTGAGTTCCGAACCTTTTGATCATACAAAGATGCTAAAAAAAGGATTATGAGAACTATTGAGAAAATGAACACTGGCAATGTCATAATCCTGTAATTGCTGagatataaataagaaaaagagtACAATATTGTTATACATGTACACAGTAGCACAATGACGTACTGGATTTGTTAAAGCTTTTATTACAGAGATCCTTAAACATAGGATTCATACATATAACATAGTAACAGAGATCGATAACAATCTTCAACATTCAGATACTGGAAACCTGAGCAGAGGTGTTGCCAATGGCTCCGGCTTCAGTTAGCATAGGCACCAGCTTCCCAGCTCTGTGCTGCTCCATAACAGCTGCAACCAAAACCCACATAATACAAGTCAAACACACCATAACAAAAACCAGGAAATAAACAAGAGTGTCGGAAAAAAACACACTAACCATCACAACCACCAATATGCTTCCCACCAATGAATACGTTAGGAACAGTGCTTTGACCAGTCAACTCCTTTAAGGCAGATTGAATTTCTCCACCATCACCTTCCGAATTCAATAAATATGTTAGTGGTTCATGAATGATAAAATCGAGTCATAATGGAAAAATTAGAAACTTACTTTCTTCATCCAATTCATAAAGCTTGAAAGAAACATTAAGCTCAGAgaacagttgtttcaccttctTGCAGTATCCACACCATGTTTTGCTGCCCAAAATGTgagtaataaatttattaatttccCACAGAAAATAAACCCCATggaacttttttctttttctatgtCACAAAAACTACGAATCCAAGGAATTTCCAACCGTGCCAAGTTAGTGGTGACGTCTAGTTAAAACCCCGGGCACGATTCAAGCGTGCTTTTCTTGAGTGGCGCTTCCTAagatctgttttttttttttggtgtgtgAGAGTTTGTTTTTACTAGAGGTCACGTATTCAAATCGGTTCCCACTCTTTAGGGTGGTACCCAAAGAGAAATACTTAAACCTAGCAAGGGTCAATTGGATCTTAAGGATCACTGGGTTAGGGTTTGTCCGCTAATCTAAACATTTTGCTAGAGTAAGGATCGATGTGATTTAGCAAGTGTTTAGTATCGTTTTTCAATGTGGTGTTGATGTGACAATTTTTTCCATCATGGTGTGTGTGATGATGTCAAGGACCTAATCAAAGTTTATTTAAACCAAATTATATCGCGGAGACAACAATTAATCCCATTAACTAATAGTATTGTAGTTAAACCTAATTAAGGTACCGACTTAACAGTATTCGAGATGACAATTACAACAAATGTTACATGTAATAGGTTGGGAAATAACtgctatatataatatgaaaacctatttattttcattttcttaaccacagggaaaaaaaaaaaacacttgttCCGAACAAAAGAAAACATAGGTAGGTGAAAAAAACGATATACGGCAAAACACTTAACAATTACTGACTCCGTATTAAACAAAACAACACATAAAACACCAATACAGATGTAGATATACTGTATATATCTAGGAGGATTTGAGATCGGAAAAACAAACCTGAAGACGACAGCGGGATTAGAGGAAATGGTTTGTTTGACTTTAGAAAGAGccatctctttttcttctttagaAGTAGTTCTTCCTCCGCTCCACACGCTTCCCATTTATATACTACTATTACAAAAATGGTGGCTTATTGATCAAGCAGACACCGATTTCATTTTTGATGCTGACGACGCTGATGACGTGTTTAATGCCGGCTTTTGCTTAGTGTCCGTATTTACATTGGCAAATTTGGCATCTCCTTTTACTACACGGCTTTTCGACCCTCATTTACAACTTTAGTCCCTTCAACTTTATTCCGGTTAAAAATATTTGGTCAACCAAAAGTATTTGGCCTCTAGTTGGGGGTCacagattaatcatttttataattttatttggtCAGTCCAAAatggttttaaaaatttctataaaaattattattggtTTATTTGTTCATTTATCAAATctcataaaaaaatacaaaataaaaaaatgaatgaaatgTCTTAAtttgcaaaaaaataaataaataatgtatgtTGTGTACATCTTAATAGTCTTGTCAATATTGATGACACTGCCTTACACATAAAGCTCCACAAAAGTAGAGGATCAAACCCTAAACCTGTTATTTGCGAATCATACCACAAATATCATCCACGACCCAAAAGAACAAAATCACATTTGGAACCACAGCctaatatataagtatataactaaaaCCAAAATGCATCAAATCAGTAAGTACATAATAATAAGAAGTCAAgaatataactaaataaataagcaaaatgcctttcaaaaaaaaaaaaacaagtcagAATATTCAAATAGTACATTCGTAATTTGTTATGTTGGACATAAAAAAAAACGCCTGATATCAAGATGATCTAAGGATACAGCGGTACGAGCCTATAGAACAGATCCTGTTCAAGTAAGGTCGTGATATCAAGATGATCTAACAAAGCTTTGTACGGCCTACTGGCTTAACCGGGTCAAGAATCGGGTCTCACGCTGGATTGTTCACCTTTACTTGTAAGCAAGAAGAAGGCAGTGACAAAATCACATTGTTTATAAGCTTAGCAAATGTTTACTTGTAAAGAAGACAAAGCCGGTGACAGAATCACATTCTTACACTAATCATATTCACAAGGTAGTTAAATTCCATGACACCATTTAGCAAATGTTTATTAGTGATGAATAAAATTAACTTATTTGGTCCCAAAAATGGCTTCAAATTCCTTATACATTCCTTTCGGTCTCGCTTTTGAATCCATGGATGTTTTCTCTGACGAACTTGTACTTCTCTTTCCGCCCCAAAACCCACTCCATTTTGTCTGACTGCTTGACGGGTCAGTTGGAGTTCCACCAGTACCACTTTCTCTGCTAAAACTAGACTTGGCCAAATCTCTCAGTTGTTTCATCCATGGACGATCTGGTGTACTAGAGCTTCTAAATCTCCCAACCGGCAACACTGTGGCATCCTCGCGCCTCTGGCTTTTTAACGGGAACTGACTCTCAATGCTTTTCATCAACTTAATAGGGACAAAAAGCAGAAGAATACCCCATGATGCTATTTTTAAACCCATCCACAAAGATTTGTTATCAGGGTCAAGTTGTTTTATCTGACACATCAAAGAGTTCCATTCGTTCAAGATTTGGGCAATGAATGTGAATAAGAACAAGCAAAGCATGGCTATTCCGATCTTTGTCTGATCATGGGTAGAAAGATTCTTTCTCAAAAGAACCAAACATATAGCAAAGATTGCAACTTGACTCGCAACTGCTATGATCTCCACCAGTTGAACTTTTTTCTTGATAAATGGCTTCTTGAGGACCATGAAAAACAGTTGAAATGAGGTAACACATAGTAAGGTTTTCGTGGGTGTTTCAGAGTATCCGCTTCTTGAAAAAGTACCCACTAAGATTCCTAAAGTTACCCGTTTAATGGACTCCAGGAAAATGTAGTAGATTCTTAAAATCCCAAATACCTTTTGAACAAATGGCGCCTCTGCATCTTCGTTTTCATCATCTGATGCGATTATACTGCCTCTAGTTGTGTTATAACCTAGTCCTCCGGCAATTTGAGAGAGCATGTACTTTGGTGGTCCTCTTAGGTCTTCGAAAAGAGGGCCTAAAATGAGTAGCAGTTTCGAGTTTGAGGTGTTGATCCATGTCCATTGGCCTCGCTTTCCAGGACC
The Erigeron canadensis isolate Cc75 chromosome 2, C_canadensis_v1, whole genome shotgun sequence DNA segment above includes these coding regions:
- the LOC122587206 gene encoding U3 small nucleolar ribonucleoprotein protein MPP10, whose amino-acid sequence is MAATPSAGVEALHHLKLTEPPMYLTPSPELANAARIASEHLFASLKPYTSKSPFDRLLVDHKFDAEQIWQQIDLQSQPLISAIRRQVDKFEKDPKQLKNIFKSGESEQHIDEDLGFEKVENDDDVIHDVEDDDDEDDVDNDEDEVDDDDDDVDDEKRGEGGLEDGFFSIEKMKEYMEDDEAKEYGIDVKKNKKSATKAANEFGEEEDDEDDDDDDELFGEGDDDDSEGEDARYEDFFTSNKKRAENKKPIVHKEVEDVEMRDEEETEDSKDEGDQDGDDAVSDDEVKDANLSTHEKQLIEQRAKIEEVERENLAAKSWTMRGEVSATKRPKNSALEVDLDWDRNVNPPPVITEEVSQSIEELIMKRISEGHFDDVERPPSSPSKAPREMKELDENQSKKGLGEIYADEYAVKTGLVSKALTILDEQKKEATEIFKKLCLKLDALSHFHFTPKPIIEDMSIQPNVPALAMEEIAPLAVSDVAMLAPEEVFSGKGDIKEEAELTQADRKRRRANKKRKFKAENANKIVKKARESTISADDGKGEP
- the LOC122589679 gene encoding glutaredoxin-C1, which gives rise to MGSVWSGGRTTSKEEKEMALSKVKQTISSNPAVVFSKTWCGYCKKVKQLFSELNVSFKLYELDEESDGGEIQSALKELTGQSTVPNVFIGGKHIGGCDAVMEQHRAGKLVPMLTEAGAIGNTSAQVSSI